A genome region from Pseudomonas anguilliseptica includes the following:
- a CDS encoding alpha/beta fold hydrolase, protein MTPSNPLSYILVHGAWTGSWIWQPVLQPLRDHGHEVLCVELPGHAQASSLAAADIRFADYLASIEQAIDAAQYPVVLVGHSFAGLLISQAGEDYAEQVSGLIYLCAFMLPSGCSFLQATAGAQGSVALEHLQFAADGHSVSIAAEHQHRAVAQDLPAASFAQVQPLFVAEPTAPLAQELRLSSRWAELPRAYLECTADQALPLAVQRAMQEQLPPHYRASLDSGHSPQFSATQALLQHLLQAAAALIRS, encoded by the coding sequence ATGACTCCATCCAACCCGCTGAGCTATATCCTGGTTCATGGTGCCTGGACCGGCAGCTGGATCTGGCAACCGGTGCTGCAGCCGCTGCGCGATCACGGCCATGAAGTGCTCTGCGTCGAACTGCCCGGGCATGCGCAGGCATCTTCCCTCGCCGCCGCCGATATCCGCTTCGCCGACTACCTGGCCAGCATCGAGCAGGCCATCGACGCTGCCCAGTATCCGGTGGTGCTGGTCGGCCACAGCTTCGCCGGCCTGCTGATCAGCCAGGCCGGCGAGGACTATGCCGAACAGGTCTCTGGGTTGATCTACCTGTGCGCCTTCATGCTGCCGAGCGGTTGCTCCTTCCTCCAGGCCACCGCCGGGGCGCAAGGCTCGGTGGCGCTCGAGCATCTGCAGTTCGCCGCAGACGGACACAGCGTCAGCATCGCCGCCGAGCACCAGCACCGCGCCGTCGCCCAGGACCTGCCGGCGGCCAGCTTCGCCCAGGTGCAACCGCTGTTCGTCGCAGAACCCACCGCCCCCTTGGCGCAGGAGCTGCGCCTGAGTTCACGCTGGGCCGAGTTGCCCCGCGCCTACCTGGAATGCACCGCCGACCAGGCCCTGCCGCTGGCCGTACAACGCGCCATGCAGGAACAGCTACCGCCGCACTACCGTGCCAGTCTCGACAGTGGCCATAGCCCGCAGTTCAGCGCTACCCAGGCGCTGCTGCAGCACCTGCTGCAGGCCGCGGCCGCCCTCATCCGGAGCTAA
- a CDS encoding nuclear transport factor 2 family protein encodes MHSHHLAALAVLDASQAWIDQFNRQDGQACAAAYTADATMHAEPLARSSGRAEIEKFWCELIAQGARELRYHKLKLQVLSATEVDLSAEWTMNIGSGVITQERWQLGEDGVWRLAADQFALLVSNGQEG; translated from the coding sequence ATGCACAGCCATCACCTCGCCGCACTCGCGGTACTCGACGCCAGCCAGGCCTGGATCGACCAATTCAATCGCCAGGATGGCCAGGCCTGCGCCGCCGCCTATACCGCGGATGCCACGATGCACGCCGAGCCCTTGGCCCGCAGCAGCGGACGAGCCGAGATCGAGAAGTTCTGGTGCGAACTGATCGCCCAGGGCGCCCGCGAGCTGCGCTACCACAAGCTCAAGCTGCAGGTACTCAGCGCCACCGAGGTCGACCTCAGCGCCGAATGGACGATGAACATCGGCAGCGGCGTGATCACCCAGGAGCGCTGGCAGCTCGGCGAGGACGGCGTCTGGCGCCTGGCCGCCGACCAGTTCGCCCTGCTCGTCTCCAACGGCCAGGAGGGCTAA